The following are from one region of the Camarhynchus parvulus chromosome 3, STF_HiC, whole genome shotgun sequence genome:
- the DSE gene encoding dermatan-sulfate epimerase isoform X2 produces MYETSYRRGWGFQYLHNHQPTNCVALLAGSLVLMNQGYLQEAYLWTKQVLAIMEKSVVLLQEVTDGSLYEGVAYGSYTTRSLFQYMFLVQRHFDINHFSHPWLKQHFAFLYRTVLPGFQRTVAIADSNYNWFYGPESQLVFLDKFVMRNGSGNWLAEQIRRNRVVEGPGTPSKGQRWCTLHTEFLWYDASLRSVPPPDYGVPKLHYFEDWGVVTYGSALPAEINRPFLSFKSGKLGGRAIYDIVHKNKYKEWIKGWRNFNAGHEHPDQNSFTFAPNGVPFITEALYGPKYTFFNNVLMFSPAVSKTCFSPWEGQITEDCSSKWLKYKHDLAGDCKGRVVAAMERSGVVFIRGEGVGAYNPKLKLRKLQRNLILLHPQLLLLVDQIHLEDDSPLEAATSFFHNVDVPFEETVVDDVHGAFIRHRDGIYKMYWMDDTGHSEKATIASRMYPRGYPYNGTNYVNVTTLLRHPVTRAIYLFIGPSVDVQSFTVRGDSPQLDVFVTTGEHAYAVYLWPVEDGSRSAFAQVIADRQKIVFDRASAIRSSAVPEVKDYIGIVERNLQHFKPVFQQLEKQILSRVRNTASFRKTAERLLRFSDKRQTEEAIDRIFAISQRQQQQRGRAKKNRKVAKGYKFVDAVPDIFAQIEVNERKVRQKAQTQAQKELPVDEDEEMKDLLDFADITYVKHKTGVSIKGRSGLAQMVATARSAPSISASYTRLFLILNIAVFFVMLAMQLTYFQKAKRLHVQRCLYAILLVDSCILLWLYSSCSQSQC; encoded by the exons ATGTACGAAACATCATACAGACGTGGATGGGGCTTCCAGTACCTTCACAACCACCAGCCTACCAACTGTGTGGCCCTGCTGGCTGGAAGCCTGGTTCTGATGAATCAAG gcTACCTTCAGGAAGCTTACTTGTGGACCAAGCAAGTGTTGGCAATCATGGAGAAGTCAGtagtcctgctgcaggaggtcACAGATGGCTCCCTCTATGAAGGGGTGGCTTATGGCAGCTACACAACCAGATCACTGTTTCAGTACATGTTTCTTGTCCAAAGGCATTTTGACATCAATCACTTCAGCCACCCCTGGCTCAAGCAGCACTTTGCATTTCTGTACAGGACTGTCCTACCAG GTTTCCAGAGAACTGTGGCCATCGCAGATTCCAACTATAACTGGTTCTACGGGCCGGAGAGCCAGCTGGTGTTTCTCGACAAGTTTGTCATGCGCAATGGCAGCGGGAactggctggcagagcagatcAGAAGGAACCGAGTGGTGGAGGGCCCAGGCACACCATCCAAAGGGCAGAGGTGGTGCACTCTCCACACTGAATTTCTCTG GTATGATGCAAGTTTGCGCTCTGTACCTCCACCAGACTATGGGGTTCCTAAGCTGCATTATTTTGAGGACTGGGGAGTGGTGACTTATGGAAGTGCTTTGCCAGCTGAAATCAACAggcctttcctttccttcaagTCAGGAAAGCTGGGAGGACGTGCAATATATGATATTGTTCATAAGAACAAGTACAAAGAGTGGATCAAGGGGTGGAGGAACTTTAATGCTGGCCACGAACACCCAGACCAGAACTCCTTCACTTTTGCTCCCAATGGCGTACCTTTCATAACAGAAGCTCTGTATGGGccaaaatatactttttttaataatgtcttAATGTTTTCCCCTGCTGTGTCCAAGACCTGCTTCTCCCCATGGGAAGGGCAGATTACAGAAGACTGTTCCTCAAAATGGCTTAAATATAAACATGACTTGGCTGGCGACTGTAAGGGACGAGTGGTTGCTGCCATGGAGAGAAGTGGGGTGGTTTTTATCAGGGGAGAAGGAGTGGGTGCATACAATCCTAAACTGAAGCTGAGAAAATTGCAACGAAACCTCATACTTCTCCACCCCCAGCTTCTCTTGCTAGTGGACCAAATCCACCTAGAAGATGACAGCCCTCTGGAGGCAGCAACCAGTTTCTTCCACAATGTGGATGTGCCTTTTGAAGAAACGGTTGTTGATGATGTCCATGGGGCCTTTATTAGGCACCGTGATGGGATATATAAGATGTATTGGATGGACGACACTGGCCACAGTGAGAAAGCCACCATTGCCTCGAGGATGTATCCCCGGGGCTACCCCTACAATGGAACAAACTATGTGAATGTAACGACCCTGCTGCGGCACCCTGTCACGAGGGCCATCTACCTTTTCATTGGGCCCTCTGTGGACGTGCAGAGCTTCACCGTGCGTGGAGATTCCCCGCAGCTGGATGTTTTCGTGACCACTGGTGAGCACGCCTACGCCGTGTACCTGTGGCCCGTCGAGGATGGCTCCCGCTCTGCCTTTGCACAGGTTATTGCAGACCGCCAGAAAATTGTCTTTGACCGAGCCTCTGCCATCAGGAGCTCCGCAGTGCCGGAAGTGAAGGACTACATAGGCATTGTGGAGAGGAACCTGCAACATTTTAAGCCCGTCTTCCAGCAGCTTGAGAAGCAGATCCTGTCTCGTGTACGCAACACAGCCAGCTTTAGGAAGACTGCTGAGCGCCTGCTGAGGTTTTCAGATAAGAGGCAGACAGAGGAGGCCATTGACAGGATATTTGCAATctcacagaggcagcagcagcagcgtggcagagcaaagaaaaacagaaaggtaGCCAAAGGCTACAAATTTGTTGATGCCGTTCCTGACATTTTTGCACAGATTGAggtaaatgaaagaaaagtgcGACAAAAGGCACAGACTCAAGCACAAAAAGAGTTGCCTGTAGACGAAGATGAGGAAATGAAAGATCTTCTGGACTTTGCAGATATCACTTATGTGAAGCACAAAACTGGGGTGTCAATCAAAGGCCGATCAGGGCTGGCACAGATGGTGGCGACTGCTCGAAGTGCCCCATCAATATCAGCTTCTTATACTCGCCTCTTTCTAATTCTGAACATCGCTGTTTTTTTTGTCATGCTAGCAATGCAGCTTACGTATTTCCAGAAGGCCAAGAGACTGCATGTCCAAAGATGTCTGTATGCAATACTTTTAGTAGACAGCTGTATATTATTGTGGCTGTATTCTTCCTGTTCTCAGTCACAATGTTAG
- the LOC115901789 gene encoding calcium homeostasis modulator protein 6-like: MDSLQKAVDFYIRYQTTLSFSIVSLLTAASERIFSSVVFKCPCNSENLVYGYSFLLVPAFVLLLLGYMMNTRTWRLFTGMCSPEKHLQYCSWRTWAHFCQLFVPMTVKVSVAPFTWIAVALLGANFYECAASGSNMTAHLFCKNNTNYSQEQLYKMPCDEELSAAMSSVCLSFHAQSQLIGWFLIASIMTVALISTCVTHCFAPVSYLQFKFWKIYSRKEHKHFEIKAKEHATKLAERNTNCFFEATDPAPFHTPSNKDWQKVSVSYTFNPQEQYYSMLHKYVNTNRGNDAEFKEEGQRLSVF; encoded by the exons atggaTAGCTTACAGAAGGCAGTGGATTTCTACATCCGCTACCAGACCACTCTGAGTTTCAGCATTGTGTCCCTGCTGACGGCTGCCAGCGAGCGCATCTTCTCATCTGTGGTGTTCAAGTGTCCCTGCAACTCTGAGAACCTGGTGTATGGTTATTCCTTCCTCTTAGTGCCTGCCTTCGTCCTCTTGCTGCTTGGCTACATGATGAATACCAGGACATGGCGCCTGTTTACAGGCATGTGCTCTCCGGAGAAGCATCTCCAATACTGTTCCTGGCGAACCTGGGCCCACTTCTGCCAGCTGTTTGTGCCGATGACAGTCAAGGTCTCGGTGGCCCCGTTCACTTGGATAGCGGTGGCCCTGCTCGGAGCCAACTTCTACGAGTGTGCGGCCAGCGGGAGCAACATGACAGCACACCTCTTCTgtaaaaataacacaaattACAGCCAAGAGCAGCTTTACAAAATGCCCTGTGATGAGGAGTTATCAGCAGCAATGTCAAGTGTATGCCTCAGCTTTCATGCACAGTCCCAG CTGATAGGATGGTTCCTGATAGCCAGCATCATGACTGTGGCACTGATTTCAACATGTGTCACCCACTGCTTCGCCCCCGTCAGCTACCTTCAGTTCAAGTTCTGGAAAATTTACTCAAGAAAAGAACATAAACACTTTGAGATCAAAGCCAAAGAGCATGCAACCAAGCTagcagaaagaaatacaaattgcTTTTTTGAAGCCACTGACCCAGCACCATTTCATACCCCCAGCAACAAAGACTGGCAGAAGGTTTCAGTTTCATATACCTTTAATCCACAAGAGCAGTATTACAGCATGTTACACAAGTATGTGAACACCAACAGAGGCAATGACGCTGAATTCAAGGAAGAAGGTCAGCGTCTcagtgttttttaa
- the DSE gene encoding dermatan-sulfate epimerase isoform X1, whose protein sequence is MRTHTRGAPSVFFIHAVCFAFACGAREDQDTMVPFVNANYDSYPMLYFSKGDVETLRLQASTTHQHIAARLIEAVQTMLSNPLEYLPPWDPKEFSARWNEIYGNNLGALAMFCVLFPENMEAINMAKDYMERMAAQPSWLVKDAPWDEVPLAHSLVGFATAYDFLYNYLSKIQQERFLEVIANASGYMYETSYRRGWGFQYLHNHQPTNCVALLAGSLVLMNQGYLQEAYLWTKQVLAIMEKSVVLLQEVTDGSLYEGVAYGSYTTRSLFQYMFLVQRHFDINHFSHPWLKQHFAFLYRTVLPGFQRTVAIADSNYNWFYGPESQLVFLDKFVMRNGSGNWLAEQIRRNRVVEGPGTPSKGQRWCTLHTEFLWYDASLRSVPPPDYGVPKLHYFEDWGVVTYGSALPAEINRPFLSFKSGKLGGRAIYDIVHKNKYKEWIKGWRNFNAGHEHPDQNSFTFAPNGVPFITEALYGPKYTFFNNVLMFSPAVSKTCFSPWEGQITEDCSSKWLKYKHDLAGDCKGRVVAAMERSGVVFIRGEGVGAYNPKLKLRKLQRNLILLHPQLLLLVDQIHLEDDSPLEAATSFFHNVDVPFEETVVDDVHGAFIRHRDGIYKMYWMDDTGHSEKATIASRMYPRGYPYNGTNYVNVTTLLRHPVTRAIYLFIGPSVDVQSFTVRGDSPQLDVFVTTGEHAYAVYLWPVEDGSRSAFAQVIADRQKIVFDRASAIRSSAVPEVKDYIGIVERNLQHFKPVFQQLEKQILSRVRNTASFRKTAERLLRFSDKRQTEEAIDRIFAISQRQQQQRGRAKKNRKVAKGYKFVDAVPDIFAQIEVNERKVRQKAQTQAQKELPVDEDEEMKDLLDFADITYVKHKTGVSIKGRSGLAQMVATARSAPSISASYTRLFLILNIAVFFVMLAMQLTYFQKAKRLHVQRCLYAILLVDSCILLWLYSSCSQSQC, encoded by the exons ATGAGGACTCACACACGGGGAGCCCCAAGTGTGTTTTTCATACATGCGGTTTGCTTTGCCTTTGCCTGCGGTGCCAGGGAGGACCAAGACACGATGGTTCCTTTTGTCAATGCCAACTATGACAGCTACCCCATGCTCTACTTCTCCAAGGGGGACGTGGAGACCCTGAGACTTCAGGCCAGCACCACCCACCAGCACATTGCGGCTCGTCTGATCGAAGCAGTGCAAACCATGCTGTCGAATCCCCTGGAGTACCTTCCTCCCTGGGACCCAAAGGAGTTCAGCGCTCGCTGGAATGAAATTTATGGCAACAACCTTGGGGCCCTGGCAATGTTCTGTGTGCTCTTCCCTGAAAACATGGAGGCCATCAACATGGCTAAGGATTACATGGAGAGGATGGCAGCTCAGCCTAGTTG GCTAGTGAAGGATGCCCCCTGGGATGAAGTCCCTCTTGCTCACTCCTTGGTTGGTTTTGCCACTGCTTATGACTTCTTGTACAACTACCTTAGCAAGATTCAACAGGAGAGATTTCTTGAAGTAATTGCCAATGCCTCGGGATACATGTACGAAACATCATACAGACGTGGATGGGGCTTCCAGTACCTTCACAACCACCAGCCTACCAACTGTGTGGCCCTGCTGGCTGGAAGCCTGGTTCTGATGAATCAAG gcTACCTTCAGGAAGCTTACTTGTGGACCAAGCAAGTGTTGGCAATCATGGAGAAGTCAGtagtcctgctgcaggaggtcACAGATGGCTCCCTCTATGAAGGGGTGGCTTATGGCAGCTACACAACCAGATCACTGTTTCAGTACATGTTTCTTGTCCAAAGGCATTTTGACATCAATCACTTCAGCCACCCCTGGCTCAAGCAGCACTTTGCATTTCTGTACAGGACTGTCCTACCAG GTTTCCAGAGAACTGTGGCCATCGCAGATTCCAACTATAACTGGTTCTACGGGCCGGAGAGCCAGCTGGTGTTTCTCGACAAGTTTGTCATGCGCAATGGCAGCGGGAactggctggcagagcagatcAGAAGGAACCGAGTGGTGGAGGGCCCAGGCACACCATCCAAAGGGCAGAGGTGGTGCACTCTCCACACTGAATTTCTCTG GTATGATGCAAGTTTGCGCTCTGTACCTCCACCAGACTATGGGGTTCCTAAGCTGCATTATTTTGAGGACTGGGGAGTGGTGACTTATGGAAGTGCTTTGCCAGCTGAAATCAACAggcctttcctttccttcaagTCAGGAAAGCTGGGAGGACGTGCAATATATGATATTGTTCATAAGAACAAGTACAAAGAGTGGATCAAGGGGTGGAGGAACTTTAATGCTGGCCACGAACACCCAGACCAGAACTCCTTCACTTTTGCTCCCAATGGCGTACCTTTCATAACAGAAGCTCTGTATGGGccaaaatatactttttttaataatgtcttAATGTTTTCCCCTGCTGTGTCCAAGACCTGCTTCTCCCCATGGGAAGGGCAGATTACAGAAGACTGTTCCTCAAAATGGCTTAAATATAAACATGACTTGGCTGGCGACTGTAAGGGACGAGTGGTTGCTGCCATGGAGAGAAGTGGGGTGGTTTTTATCAGGGGAGAAGGAGTGGGTGCATACAATCCTAAACTGAAGCTGAGAAAATTGCAACGAAACCTCATACTTCTCCACCCCCAGCTTCTCTTGCTAGTGGACCAAATCCACCTAGAAGATGACAGCCCTCTGGAGGCAGCAACCAGTTTCTTCCACAATGTGGATGTGCCTTTTGAAGAAACGGTTGTTGATGATGTCCATGGGGCCTTTATTAGGCACCGTGATGGGATATATAAGATGTATTGGATGGACGACACTGGCCACAGTGAGAAAGCCACCATTGCCTCGAGGATGTATCCCCGGGGCTACCCCTACAATGGAACAAACTATGTGAATGTAACGACCCTGCTGCGGCACCCTGTCACGAGGGCCATCTACCTTTTCATTGGGCCCTCTGTGGACGTGCAGAGCTTCACCGTGCGTGGAGATTCCCCGCAGCTGGATGTTTTCGTGACCACTGGTGAGCACGCCTACGCCGTGTACCTGTGGCCCGTCGAGGATGGCTCCCGCTCTGCCTTTGCACAGGTTATTGCAGACCGCCAGAAAATTGTCTTTGACCGAGCCTCTGCCATCAGGAGCTCCGCAGTGCCGGAAGTGAAGGACTACATAGGCATTGTGGAGAGGAACCTGCAACATTTTAAGCCCGTCTTCCAGCAGCTTGAGAAGCAGATCCTGTCTCGTGTACGCAACACAGCCAGCTTTAGGAAGACTGCTGAGCGCCTGCTGAGGTTTTCAGATAAGAGGCAGACAGAGGAGGCCATTGACAGGATATTTGCAATctcacagaggcagcagcagcagcgtggcagagcaaagaaaaacagaaaggtaGCCAAAGGCTACAAATTTGTTGATGCCGTTCCTGACATTTTTGCACAGATTGAggtaaatgaaagaaaagtgcGACAAAAGGCACAGACTCAAGCACAAAAAGAGTTGCCTGTAGACGAAGATGAGGAAATGAAAGATCTTCTGGACTTTGCAGATATCACTTATGTGAAGCACAAAACTGGGGTGTCAATCAAAGGCCGATCAGGGCTGGCACAGATGGTGGCGACTGCTCGAAGTGCCCCATCAATATCAGCTTCTTATACTCGCCTCTTTCTAATTCTGAACATCGCTGTTTTTTTTGTCATGCTAGCAATGCAGCTTACGTATTTCCAGAAGGCCAAGAGACTGCATGTCCAAAGATGTCTGTATGCAATACTTTTAGTAGACAGCTGTATATTATTGTGGCTGTATTCTTCCTGTTCTCAGTCACAATGTTAG